From one Dyella sp. 2HG41-7 genomic stretch:
- the bfr gene encoding bacterioferritin — MKGDAKVIEFLNKVLFNELTAINQYFLHYRMYKNWGYRELSEHEYKESIDEMKHADHLMERILFLEGLPNLQHLGKLRIGENALECLQCDLDLELSAVVDLRAAIGYCESIADYVSRDLFKIILRDEEDHIDWLETQLSLIKDIGAERYLQSKMES, encoded by the coding sequence ATGAAAGGCGACGCCAAGGTCATCGAGTTCCTCAACAAGGTGCTCTTCAACGAACTGACCGCGATCAACCAGTATTTCCTGCATTACCGCATGTACAAAAACTGGGGTTACCGCGAACTCTCCGAACACGAGTACAAAGAATCGATCGACGAGATGAAGCACGCCGATCATCTGATGGAACGCATTTTGTTCCTGGAAGGGCTTCCCAATCTGCAACATCTGGGCAAGCTGCGCATCGGCGAAAACGCGCTCGAATGCCTTCAGTGCGATCTCGATCTGGAATTGTCGGCAGTCGTGGATCTGCGCGCGGCGATCGGCTATTGCGAAAGCATCGCCGACTACGTCAGCCGCGATCTTTTTAAAATCATCCTGCGCGACGAGGAAGACCATATCGACTGGCTGGAAACCCAGCTCAGCCTGATCAAGGACATCGGCGCAGAGCGTTATCTGCAGTCGAAAATGGAAAGTTAA
- a CDS encoding (2Fe-2S)-binding protein → MYICLCNAVTDHDIRRAAADGVQSFAELQARTGCSDCCGCCESEARATLDKAIAQVALDLPILVAA, encoded by the coding sequence ATGTACATTTGCCTTTGCAACGCCGTTACCGACCACGACATCCGCCGCGCTGCGGCCGATGGTGTGCAAAGCTTCGCCGAACTGCAGGCGCGCACCGGTTGTTCCGATTGCTGCGGCTGCTGCGAATCCGAAGCGCGCGCCACGCTGGATAAGGCCATCGCGCAAGTCGCGCTCGATCTGCCGATTCTGGTCGCCGCGTAA
- a CDS encoding RNA pyrophosphohydrolase has translation MIDVDGYRPNVGIVLLNADGRLFWARRVHRDGWQFPQGGMRSDETPLEAMYRELQEETGLLPEHVEVLGSTRGWLRYKLPSRYIRHHQHPTCIGQKQVWFLLKLVSSEDALCLDACDKPEFDLWRWVDFWYPAVHVVNFKRDVYHRALRHFAPLVENMLSIQLGPQPHHQTRPGRGGRAAA, from the coding sequence ATGATTGACGTTGATGGCTACCGTCCGAATGTTGGGATCGTTCTGCTTAATGCAGACGGCCGACTATTCTGGGCGCGCCGCGTCCATCGCGACGGCTGGCAGTTCCCGCAAGGCGGCATGCGCAGCGACGAAACCCCGCTGGAAGCCATGTACCGCGAGCTGCAGGAAGAAACCGGCCTGCTCCCCGAACACGTCGAAGTCTTGGGCAGCACGCGCGGCTGGCTGCGCTACAAGCTGCCCAGCCGCTATATCCGCCATCACCAGCACCCGACCTGCATCGGCCAGAAACAAGTGTGGTTTCTGTTGAAGCTGGTGAGCAGCGAAGACGCCTTGTGCCTGGATGCCTGCGACAAGCCGGAATTCGATCTCTGGCGCTGGGTGGATTTCTGGTACCCGGCCGTGCACGTGGTCAATTTCAAGCGCGACGTTTACCACCGGGCGCTGCGCCATTTCGCGCCGCTGGTGGAAAATATGCTGTCGATCCAGCTGGGCCCGCAGCCACACCATCAAACCCGGCCAGGCCGGGGCGGGCGGGCCGCCGCCTGA